The following are encoded together in the Candidatus Omnitrophota bacterium genome:
- a CDS encoding TraR/DksA family transcriptional regulator — protein MLKKMDKKNLLQYKKILLGMKEKIVGEIKQMSNDASVSQKEIAGDSSGHGMHIADIASDMYDREFSLGLASNDRELLYKVNEALQKVNDGNFGICAQCAKPIAVARLKAIPYAQTCLKCQEKLETK, from the coding sequence ATGTTAAAAAAGATGGATAAAAAGAATTTACTGCAGTATAAGAAAATTCTTTTAGGAATGAAGGAAAAGATTGTCGGTGAAATTAAGCAAATGTCGAACGATGCCTCCGTTTCCCAGAAAGAGATCGCGGGAGATAGCTCCGGGCATGGAATGCATATCGCGGATATTGCCAGCGATATGTATGACCGTGAGTTTTCTTTAGGGCTTGCTTCCAATGACCGCGAACTGCTTTATAAAGTTAATGAAGCTTTGCAGAAAGTTAATGACGGTAATTTTGGAATTTGTGCACAGTGCGCCAAACCCATTGCCGTCGCTCGTCTCAAGGCAATCCCTTATGCGCAAACTTGCCTAAAGTGCCAAGAAAAGCTTGAAACGAAATAA